From a region of the Thermosulfurimonas sp. F29 genome:
- a CDS encoding PIN domain-containing protein, producing the protein MSTVIFPDTNVLLRYLLADVEEQYQEIRPFFEALKQGRQKAVILSEVFLETFYVLTKTYGIPTGEAAEALKDLLLYKGVLNRDKSLLLEAFNLFLESKGLSLLDCFLCIKARKQKGKILTFDEKLKRKCS; encoded by the coding sequence ATGAGTACCGTAATATTCCCTGACACCAATGTCCTTTTGCGTTACCTTCTGGCCGATGTTGAGGAACAATACCAGGAAATTCGCCCTTTCTTTGAAGCTTTAAAACAAGGCCGTCAAAAAGCCGTTATCCTCTCGGAAGTTTTCTTAGAGACCTTTTATGTGCTTACCAAGACCTACGGTATTCCCACTGGAGAAGCCGCGGAAGCGCTGAAAGATCTCCTGCTTTACAAAGGTGTGCTCAACCGAGATAAGAGTCTGTTGCTCGAAGCTTTCAACTTATTTCTTGAATCTAAAGGGCTCAGTTTGCTTGATTGTTTTCTGTGCATAAAAGCTCGAAAACAAAAAGGAAAAATTTTAACCTTTGACGAGAAATTGAAGCGCAAATGTTCGTAG
- a CDS encoding AbrB/MazE/SpoVT family DNA-binding domain-containing protein codes for MEALVKITSKGQVTIPKKIRELLGTNVVRFRVIEGKIVLEPVRDVGGIFKKYVKKPLSHEKEREIAWQKVADEYRNIP; via the coding sequence ATGGAAGCGCTGGTAAAGATCACTTCCAAAGGGCAGGTTACCATTCCCAAAAAGATACGGGAGCTTCTAGGTACGAATGTGGTGCGCTTCAGAGTGATAGAAGGGAAGATCGTCCTTGAACCAGTTAGGGATGTGGGCGGAATATTCAAAAAATATGTCAAGAAGCCCCTTTCCCATGAGAAAGAGCGCGAGATCGCCTGGCAAAAAGTAGCGGATGAGTACCGTAATATTCCCTGA